Proteins from a genomic interval of Oharaeibacter diazotrophicus:
- the dnaG gene encoding DNA primase, translating into MRFPPHVLDDIRNRLPISQVVGRRVTFDRRKSQPARGDFWACCPFHQEKTPSFHCDDRRGIYHCFGCGATGDHFKFVTETEGLGFGEAVERLASEAGVALPKADPREREREAVRVDLSGACEIAAKFFEQRLRAPEGRPARDYLIRRGLTEKTVAEFRIGWASDERDALKRHLVQNGVAEEVAVTAGLLIKPEDGRSSYDRFRGRVMIPIHDERGRVVAFGGRTLDPDGQPKYLNSPETPIFHKGTMLFNVHRAREAAHKSGSIVVTEGYLDAIAVHQAGIRNVVAALGTAFTEDHIQRLWRLAPEPVICFDGDRAGIAAAHRAIDRILPVLKSGFSFNFCFLPDGKDPDDVVRAGGAEAFLAETAKARPLSEVLWEREAAGARIDTPERKAALEARVDELVRLIRDDRVARRYRLALRVKLSELFWAHDRRTRSGSAPGTGERGAPAAAPMAAGVDLRPADDPELAAIERILLGLCVEYPDLYEANIERLVRTEFRVKALEDFKRALYRIAVDLDESSVSSFYEALDGRFYFVLNEVHGDEARREGAVTAPRGHKLRERLPILRFHPPESFVETCFDILIERLSLRALAGDIEHDMAAVGEATDEEQATRIFELARELTRRREELARREAELAEAAKAIRAATTGGRASAAALWH; encoded by the coding sequence ATGCGTTTCCCGCCCCACGTCCTCGACGACATCCGCAACCGGCTGCCGATCTCCCAGGTGGTCGGCCGGCGCGTGACCTTCGACCGCCGCAAGAGCCAGCCCGCCCGCGGCGACTTCTGGGCCTGCTGCCCGTTCCACCAGGAGAAGACGCCGTCGTTCCACTGCGACGACCGCCGCGGCATCTACCATTGCTTCGGTTGCGGGGCGACCGGAGACCACTTCAAGTTCGTCACCGAGACCGAGGGGCTCGGCTTCGGCGAGGCTGTCGAGCGGCTCGCCTCCGAGGCCGGCGTCGCGCTGCCGAAGGCAGATCCGCGCGAGCGCGAGCGCGAGGCGGTCCGCGTCGACCTCTCCGGGGCCTGCGAGATCGCGGCGAAGTTCTTCGAGCAGCGCCTGCGCGCCCCCGAGGGCCGGCCGGCGCGCGACTACCTGATCCGCCGTGGCCTGACCGAGAAGACCGTGGCCGAGTTCCGGATCGGCTGGGCGTCCGACGAGCGCGACGCGCTGAAGCGCCACCTCGTCCAGAACGGCGTCGCCGAGGAGGTCGCGGTCACCGCCGGCCTCCTGATCAAGCCGGAGGACGGCCGCTCGTCCTACGACCGCTTCCGCGGCCGGGTGATGATCCCGATCCACGACGAGCGCGGCCGCGTCGTCGCCTTCGGCGGCCGCACCCTCGATCCGGACGGCCAGCCGAAGTACCTCAACTCGCCGGAGACGCCGATCTTCCACAAGGGCACGATGCTGTTCAACGTGCACCGGGCCCGCGAGGCGGCGCACAAGTCGGGCTCGATCGTCGTCACCGAAGGCTATCTCGACGCCATCGCCGTGCACCAGGCCGGCATCCGCAACGTCGTCGCCGCCCTCGGCACCGCCTTCACCGAGGACCATATCCAGCGGCTCTGGCGCCTCGCGCCCGAACCGGTGATCTGCTTCGACGGCGACCGCGCCGGCATTGCCGCGGCGCACCGGGCGATCGACCGCATCCTGCCCGTCCTGAAGAGCGGCTTCTCCTTCAACTTCTGCTTCCTGCCCGACGGCAAGGACCCCGACGACGTCGTCCGCGCCGGCGGCGCCGAGGCCTTCCTGGCCGAGACCGCCAAGGCCCGCCCGCTGTCGGAGGTGCTGTGGGAGCGCGAGGCCGCCGGCGCGCGCATCGACACGCCCGAGCGCAAGGCGGCGCTGGAGGCGCGCGTCGACGAACTCGTCCGCCTGATCCGCGACGACAGGGTGGCACGGCGCTACCGGCTGGCGCTCCGGGTCAAGCTGTCCGAACTGTTCTGGGCGCACGACCGCCGGACGCGCTCGGGTTCCGCGCCGGGGACCGGCGAGCGCGGCGCTCCGGCCGCGGCGCCGATGGCCGCGGGCGTCGACCTCCGGCCGGCCGACGACCCGGAACTCGCCGCGATCGAACGCATCCTGCTCGGGCTCTGCGTCGAGTATCCCGACCTCTACGAGGCCAACATCGAGCGGCTGGTGCGCACCGAGTTCCGCGTCAAGGCGCTGGAAGACTTCAAGCGCGCGCTCTACCGCATCGCCGTCGACCTCGACGAGAGTTCGGTGTCGAGCTTCTACGAGGCGCTCGACGGCCGCTTCTACTTCGTGCTCAACGAGGTCCACGGCGACGAGGCGCGGCGCGAGGGTGCGGTGACCGCGCCGCGCGGCCACAAGCTGCGCGAACGGCTGCCGATCCTGCGCTTCCACCCGCCGGAGAGCTTCGTCGAGACCTGTTTCGACATCCTGATCGAGCGGTTGTCGCTGCGCGCGCTCGCCGGCGACATCGAGCACGACATGGCCGCGGTGGGAGAGGCCACCGACGAGGAGCAGGCGACGCGCATCTTCGAACTGGCGCGCGAATTGACCCGCCGCCGCGAGGAACTCGCCCGCCGCGAGGCCGAACTCGCCGAAGCCGCCAAGGCGATCCGCGCCGCCACCACCGGCGGGCGCGCCTCGGCGGCGGCGCTGTGGCATTGA